ACATTCATGTTAGCCAAAGGCTATAATCATCTTGTTTTTGCCTATACTGATATGGATGAATTAGTGCAAACCGAACGTTATCAAGGTTACTGTGAAGCTTTGCAAGAATACGGTAAAAAAGGGAGTACATTGCAATTATCACGCCTAAGCGACGAGGAAAATGCGGTGAAGTTGCAGACGTTTCTTGCTGAAAATCCCAAAACAGAGGCTTTTGTTGCCTGTGATGAACATCATGGCGATTCGTTTGCAACGTTTATTTAAGGATAGTGACCTTGAAAATCATTATACTATGATTGATTTTAACAATTCATTGATTACAGAAATTGCGAGCCCTGCCTTGACTTCCGTGGATATTTTTCCATATGAGCTGGGGAAGAATGCTGCCAAATTATTATTAACTGACCCTAAAAATTTAACTGAACAAACGGTTGTTATTCCACATAAAATCATTGAACGCGAATCAACACCAGATTTGGGTTAACAGCTTTTACTAACTAAAACCTCCGTTGAAGGTTTTTTGGCAAGGAAGTGTTTGTTTAGATGTCTTTTTTTTAAAAAATTACGGAAAACGCTTTACAAATTAAAAATACGTGTTATAATAAAATCATCAAAATTAACGCAAACGTTTGCGTAAATTTAAAACAAATCTCAAACCAATACTTTAAAGGAGTTGGAAAATAGAAGTGGCATTATTTTTCATAAATTAAAGCAATTGGTTTCCTAGAAAATGGTTTAAGGAGTATTTCATGAAGAAGGCATTTAAAAATTTAACCAGCTTCGAATTTTGGCAAAAATTCGGAAAATGCTTGATGGTTGTTATTGCTGTTATGCCAGCAGCAGGGTTAATGGTTAGTATTGGGAACTCAATTTCGCTAATCAATGCAGACTCAGCCCTTCTTGCTACGGTTGGTAACGTTATTGCTCAAATCGGATGGGGAATTATCAATAACCTTCATATCCTCTTCGCGTTAGCAATTGGTGGTAGTTGGGCAAAAGAGCGTGCTGGTGGTGCGTTTGCAGCAGGTATCGCATTTATTCTCATCAACCTTATCACAGGTCACGTTTATGGTGTTTCACTTGATATGATTGCCGATGGTACAAGTACGGTACACAATGTGCTTGGTGGTAAAATGCTTGTAGCTGACTACTTTGTCAATGTTCTCGGTCAACCTGCCCTTAATATGGGTGTGTTTGTCGGTATTATCTCTGGTTTTGTTGGGGCAACAGCTTACAATAAATATTATAACTACCGCAAATTGCCAGACGTTCTTTCATTCTTTAATGGTAAACGTTTCGTACCATTCGTTGTTATCTATCGTTCAGTTCTTGTTGGTTTGTTCATGTCACTTGTTTGGCCAATCATCCAATCAGGGATCAACGGATTTGGTATGTGGATTGCATCTTCACAAGATTCAGCACCATTTTTAGCACCATTCTTATATGGTACTTTGGAACGTTTGCTTCTTCCATTTGGACTTCACCACATGATTACTATCCCAATGAACTACACATCACTTGGTGGTACTTATGAAATTTTGACAGGTGCTCAAAAAGGAACAGAAGTATTTGGTCAAGACCCACTTTGGTTAGCATGGGTAACAGACCTTATCAATCTTAAAGGGTCTAATGCTTCAGCATACCATGATCTTTTAACAAATGTAACACCAGCTCGCTTTAAAGTTGGGCAAATGATTGGTGCAACTGGTACACTTATGGGACTTAGTCTTGCTATGTACCGTAATGTCGACCCTGACAAGAAGAAAAAATACACTGCTATGTTCATCTCAACAGCAGCAGCAACATTCTTAACAGGTGTTACTGAACCAATTGAATACATGTTTATGTTCGTTGCAATGCCACTTTACCTTGTTTATGCAGTCTTTCAAGGGGTGACATTTGCTTTAGCTGATTTAGTTAACCTTCGTCTCCATTCATTTGGTAATATTGAACTCTTAACACGTACACCTATGGCTCTCAAAGCTGGACTTGGTGGTGATTTGATTAACTTTGTCATCTGTTCTATCTTGTCAGGGGTTGTGATGTACTTTATCGCAGACTTCATGATTAAGAAATTCAACTTTGCTACTCCAGGTCGTAATGGTAATTATGACGATATGGATGATGACCAAGCTAGTGCATCAGCAGACGGTGCTAGTGTCTCTGCAGACTCACAGATCGTTCAAATCATTAATCTCCTTGGTGGACGCGATAACATCGAAGATGTTGATGCTTGTATGACTCGACTTCGTGTCACAGTCAAAGATGTCGCTAAAGTCGGTGATGAGGACACTTGGAAAAAAGCTGGCGCTATGGGACTTATTATCAAAGGCTCAGGTGTTCAAGCGGTTTATGGACCAAAAGCAGATATTTTGAAATCTGATATCCAAGACCTTCTTGATTCTGGCGCAGAAATTCCAACTGTCAACTTGTCAGAAGTTGAAGGAAATGATGTTACAAAAGTTTCTTATAAAGGTGTGACAGAAGTTGTCAATGCAGTTGCAGATGGTTATGTAAAACCTATCACAGAAGTTAAAGACCCTGTCTTTGCTGGTAAAATGATGGGTGATGGCTTCGCTGTTGAACCAGAAAACGGCAATGTTTACGCACCAGTTTCAGGTATTGTAACAAGCGTCTTTCCAACAAAACACGCCTTTGGTCTATTAACAGACAATGGACTTGAAGTTCTTGTTCACATTGGTTTAGATACTGTTGCCCTTAACGGAGTACCATTCTCAGTTAAGATTACAGAAGGTAAACGTGTTCAAGCTGGTGAGCTTTTGGTGGTAGCTGATTTAGCAGCTATTCGTTCAGCAGGTCGTGAAACAACAATTATTGTTGCCTTCACAAATACAGCAGAAATCAAAGCAGTCAATTTAACACAAACAGGAAAAGTTTCTGCTAACACACCTGTTGCCAAAGTAGAACTTTAAGCTGATATTACTCATATGAATAAGAGATGTTTAGGTTAAATCTAAATAAAAGGGAGTCTGAGATAGGAATCATGGAGTCTCCTTTGACTTGAAGGGAACAGATATGGCTAAATTTTTAACACTTAATACGCATTCTTGGTTGGAGGCAAATTCATTAAAGAAATTATTCGACTTGGCAGAAACGATTTATAGTGAAAATTATGATGTCATTTGCCTTCAAGAAATTAACCAAGATATTCGTGGACTGTTAGCCAAAGAAGTTGATGGCTATGAAAAATTACCAAGTAGCCCAGCTTTGCATCGTGATAACTACGCTTTACAACTCGTGAATTATCTGAGAAGTCAAGGACGATATTATTATTGGTCTTGGGCATATAATCATATTGGATATGAAAAGTACAATGAGGGTGTTGCTATCCTATCAAAAACACCTATCAAAGTGAATGATATTCTGATATCTGATGTTGATGACGAAACTGATTTTCACACAAGACGTGTTCTCGTTGCGGAGACAGAAATTGACCAGAAACCAATTACGGTTGTCAGCTTACACATGTCTTGGTTTGGTAAAGGCTTTGAAGGTGAATGGCAAAAGCTGGAGACAGCACTGCTTGATTACCCCAAACCATTGGTACTCATGGGTGATTTTAACAATCCAACGGATACTGCTGGCTATGATATGATTTTAAACAGCCCACTTGACTTACAAGACAGCCACAAAGTGGCTAAGAAAGTCCAAGGCGACCACACGATTATTGAAGACATTGACGGCTGGGAGGGCAATAAACAATCCCTCAAAGTTGACCATGTTTTCACAAGTAAAGATATTGATATTCTATCATCAATCATCACATTTGATGGTGGTGAAGCGCCAATCGTCAGTGACCATTTCGGTCTTGCCGTTGAGCTTAATTACTAATAATACTACCTCCTAATTTATTTGTTTGTTTTTACACAATCGCTCCTGATTTCAGGGGCGATTTTAGGTGTTATGTGTTATAATGACTCCATGATAATAGCATAAAATAATAAACAGTTAATTGCGGAGAAAAATATATGAGGCCATTCAGGTGAAAATGAAGCTTTGAGATTGGTAACTGACCATTACAGACGAGGAGATATTGTCTTGAATGAGGAGGATTATAAAGGAATGAAATAAGAAGCTGGACATTTGGTCTCAGCTTCTTATTTTTCAAATTCAATCATTCTACAATTGGGCTTTTTAGGTAAGCATCAACGAGGCGTTCAGTTGCTTGGACAGAGTTAATGTGTGTGCGTTCGTATGAGTGACTTGATTCGATACCAGCTCCAAAAAGGGCATGTTTGACTTCAGCACCTGCACGAAGAGCAGCAGAAGCATCACTACCATAATACGGATAAATGTCCAATTTGTAAGGAATCTTATTGTCATTTGCTAATTTGACAAGATGTTGGCGCAATTCATAGTGATAAGGTCCTGAACCGTCTTTGACACAGATTGACACACTGTATTCATCTGTTTGTTGGTCGTCTCCCATTGCTCCCATATCGACCGAAAGGTATTCAACAGTTTCAACCGGAATACTCGAATTCGCTCCATGACCAAGTTCTTCAAACGCTGAGAAGTAGAAGTGTGTCGTATATGGCAAAGTAATGTTTTGCGCTTTATATTCTTTAAGCAATTCAATTAAGATGGCTGCTGACACTTTGTCATCTAAGTGACGTGATTTGATAAAACCTGATTCGGTAACGACAACACGCGAGTCAAATGAGATAAAGTCACCAACTTCGATACCAAGAGCGCGTGTTTCTTTCTCATTTGTCACTATTTCATCAAGGCGAACTTCCATATTAGTTTGGTTGCGCTCAGCTGTACCAGCATCTTTATAAACATGTACAGATGTTTGGTGCATAAGGATTGTACCACTGATTTTCTTGCCATTTTTAGAAACGTGAACGGTACAATTTTCTCCCTCAATAGCGTTGTAAACAAAGCTACCGATAAGGTCCATTTTGAGCCGTCCATCAGATTTGACAGCGCGAACCATAGCACCAAGTGTATCCAGATGAGCAGTCACCACACGGTGTTTGCTGTCATCTTTACCTGTGACTGTGACCATAACACCGCCTTTATTCGTGCGAGCAGGCGCATAGCCAAAGCTTTCAAGTTCAGCAATCACATAATTCATAATGTGACTTGTGTAGCCAGTAGGTGAAGGGATATTTACAAGTTTTGTAATATAATCAACCGTAGTTTTCATGAGTCCTCCAATTAAAATTTAGTAGTCATATCGACGATAAAATACACGATATCATCTATGTTATTATACCATGTCTGCTAAATTTAGTTGAGAGAGGACTGTATGTATTAACTAGGATTGGCAAATCCTTGGTGTTGCTTCACAATAATCTTTGCTAGGCGCTCAATATCAGCACTTGTTCCTCGTAATTCAAAATCACCCAACATAGGAAAACCAAAACGTTTGGCGTACTGCTTAGCTGTCAGACAATATTGTTTATTGAAATTACGATTGCCAGAACCAATAATACCAAAACAATATTTGTAGTTTTCATGAGCAGCAATAAAATCACCTAGTGGATTCGTCAAGATTTCAACATCACCTGAATCAATACCATTTCCCCCTTCAAGATATGTTGGTAAAATAGTAACGAAAGGTGTTGTAATTGGAAATGTTTCATGATTAAGTTCTTTGATATTAATTGCTTCTATATCCAACGTATAGTGGTTAAGTAAGTGCTCAGTTAAGCGCTTTACAAAGCTTTGTGTGTTACCGCTCAAACTGATGTAAACAATGCTCAACGGAGCTAATTTTTTCTCTTGTGACATAATAAATTCCCTACTATATATGGTATTGCTTAGAATACTGTAACACAATATATGGTTATAAACAAGAATTTAGCTTTGCAATTTAGATGATTTAGAAAGCGTTTAAATTTTTTGAAAAAGTTCACACTTTTAAAAATAAAATAATATATATTTTAAAAAGTCTGTGTTTTACTTTTAGTAAAGATGTTGAGGAGCGTAAAACATCTTAAACAACTATTTTATATTCTATTCTAAAAGGGAGAATGATTATGTCAAAAGCATTGATTATCTGTGTAGCTGGAATGTCATCATCACTAATGGCCCAAAAAACAACAGACTTTTTGAAAAACCAAGGTAAAGACATCACTGTAGAAGCTATTAGCTCTAACGAAGGTGAACAAGTTATTACTGACGCAACTTACGATTTGTATCTAGTTAGTCCACAAGCTGGTATGTACTATAACCAATTTGCAGCTGCTGGTGAAAAATAAGGTCGTTCAGTTGTTAAAGTTCCACCACAAGCTTATGTTCCAATCCCAATGGGTGTTGAGAAAATGGCTAATCTTATCGTAGAAAACATTTAATGAGGTATTGTTAGAGATGACTGAAGAAGAATTGCAACTTGCTGCTTTTGAAATTATCTTGCACAGTGGTAACGCCCGCACTTCTGTTCACGAAGCATTTGCTGCAATGAAAGAAGGCAAATATGACGAAGCAAAAAAAAACTAGATGCTGCTGATGCAGAACTTTTGGAAGCACATCATGCTCAAACTGATTTGTTACAGAAATATCAAGCGGTACCGAAGTTAAAATCGAGATTATTATGGTTCACGCACAAGATCATTTGATGACTACAATGAATTTGAAAGAAGTTGCGGTGGAAATGATCACATTGTACCAACGAGTCGACGAAAAATTACGAGACGTTTTCATGTTAGCGTTTCCATTAACTGTGTTTGGGTCAATTGTCGTGGATATTTGTAACCTTCCTTTTTTAAGCAATGATTTGAAATCGCTTTTATACGACATTATGGGTAGTGGTCAAAGTGCCACAATGTCTATCATGACAGTGTTTGTAACCTTTGGTATTGGTTATTACCTATGCAAGTTTCCTTATCTTAACACCATTCTTCACAACTACCGACAGTGGTGAAGAATGGTGTTAAGTGTTTTAAGTCTTGATCGTCTTGGTGCCAAAGGAATATTCCTTGGTATGATTGTTGCTTTCCTTGCGGCAGAAATTTATAGCCGCGCAAGCAAAAAAAGGTTGGCAAATTAAAATGCCAGATAGTGTTCCACCTGCAGTTGCTAAATCATTCGCAGCGCTTATCCCAGCTATTTTGACATTGTCAGTCTTCACATCTATCAATGCTATTGTAACAGTTGGTTTCAATACAAACCTTCACGACGTTATCTACAATGTTATCCAAGTTCCACTTGTTGGTTTGGGAAGTAGTATTTGGGAAACATTTATCGTTGGTCTAGGTGGTTCAGGTATGACTTTGGCAGTTGTTATCATCATGGCGTTTATCATGAAGAAAAAACAATATCGTGATGTCGGTCGTTTGGCATTATGTGCCGGAATCTTCAACGTTAATGAACCTGTTATCTTTGGTTTGCCAATCGTGTTGAATGCTACGATTCTTATTCCTTGGGTAATTTCTCCAATTATTATAACGGCTCTTAACTATTTCATTATGTCAATTGGTCTTGTTCCTGCCCCAACAGGCGTGTCAGTACCTTGGACAGTGCCAATCTTCTTTAGTGGTATGATTGCGACAAACTCACTCACCGGAGGTATTCTCCAAATTATTGACTGTCTCCTTGTCGGATTTATTTGGTATCCATTCTTGCGTATGCTAGACAAACAATCTGATTCTGCGTTATAATAGAACTATAGTTTTTAAAAAATAGTCTATACAAGTAGAGTAGGAGCGATCTATGTCAAAATATGAAGAGATTGCAGATATTATTCGAACAAGGATTTCAGACGGCACCTACCCAGTTGATTCAAAGCTACCGACCCAATCGGACTTAGCAGAAGAATTTAAGGTAAGTCGTATGACAATTAAAAAGGCTATTGAGATGTTAATCATTGAAGGTTTAGTCCTCTCAAAGCAAGGTAATGGTACAAAAGTTTTAAATTCTTCGTTTTGGGATAAAGGGGACTCAAAATTCCGTTTAAATAATTACAATGGGTTGAGCTATGATATGAAAGATGACCCTCGGCAATTGACAAGTAAAATCATTGATTTTACTGTCGAATTTCCAGATGCTAAAATAGCAGAGAGGCTCCAAGTTGATTCAGCGACACCTGTTTACAAAATTATCCGACTTCGTTTATTGGACGGTAAACCTTACGCTTTGGAACATACTCATATGCCCTGTGATTTAGTACCTGGTTTGGATGATGAGATCTTATTAACATCTGTTTATGATTACCTTTGGCATCAGCTCGGTCTCAAATTTGCAGGTTCCTACCGACATATCACGGCTGAAAAGCCAGATCATTATGACAAAGATTATTTAGCCTGTAAAGATGATGATCCCATTTTGCAAGTCGAACAAGTTGTTTATTTGGAGAACGGGAGGCCAATCGAGTATTCTCGTAGTAGAAATCGTTTCGATACTAGAGGTTATTCATTATTGGATGTTAAGAACATTTAACTAAGAAACCCAAAAATGCTTTGGGTTTCTTCTTGGTGAACAAGCATATTTTGCTTGAAGGAAAGGAAAATTGTTATGGCAGAACCATTATTTCTAAAGTCACAAATGCATGATAAAATCTGGGGTGGAACTAAACTTCGTGATGAATTTGGTTATGACATTCCAACAGAAACAACTGGTGAATACTGGGCAATTTCAGCTCACCCAAATGGTGTTTCAATCGTAGATAATGGTACTTATAAAGGTGAAGGTCTAGATAAACTTTATCGTGAACACAAAGAACTTTTTGGCAATCCAAAATCTGAAGTCTTTCCATTATTGACAAAAATTCTTGATGCCAACGATTGGCTTAGTGTACAAGTTCACCCAGATGATGCTTACGCTCTTGAACATGAAGGCGAACTTGGTAAAACTGAGTGCTGGTATGTTATTGCTGCGAATGAAGATTCTGAAATTATTTACGGACACAATGCCAAATCAAAAGAAGAACTTCGTCAATTGATTGAAGCTGGGAAATGGGATGATTTGTTAACAAAAATCCCTGTTAAAGCTGGTGATTTCTTCTACGTACCAAGTGGCACAATGCACGCTATTGGTAAAGGGATCTTGATTTTGGAAACACAACAATCAAGCGATACAACTTACCGTGTTTACGATTTTGATCGCCGTGATGCACAAGGCAATCTTCGTGACTTACATATCAAGCAATCAATTGATGTTTTAACCATTGGTGAACCAGCTAACAGTACCCCTGTGGCAGTTGATGTTGACAATTTGAATTCAACACTTTTGGTTTCAAATGAATTCTTTGCTGTCTATAAATGGCTGGTATCTGGTGCTGTTAACTTTACCCAAACAGCGCCATACTTGCTGGTAAGTGTCCTTTCAGGTCAAGGTAGCATGAAAGTTGACAACCGTGTTTATAACATCAAAAAAGGTGACCACTTTATCCTTCCTAATGACGTTAAGTCATGGGAATTTGATGGTGAGTTAGAAATCATTGCTAGTCACGCAAATGAAAAATAATGATTGCTAATAAAGAGAGAGGATGGAGCCTAAGGCTAGAGAAAAGATAGTTGGCTGAAAATTTTACCCAGTATTCAACACCTTCTTTGATCTCTTGTACGGTAATGCCTTATGCTAATCCTATTTTTGTTATTTATAAAAAGTATGATAAGTGAGCATTAGCATTAATAACCTAAAAACGACTTAGTTTATAAGTCGTTTTTATTTATAGTGGTTTGATTTAGGAATAGGGCTAGATAACGAGTTGCAGATAAAACTGGAGTTCATCAAGACGAGTTAACGACGTCCTAACCTAAAAAACAACTATAGTTCAAAGGCTACATTGTTATTGTCAACAGAGGTTAGAGTTACC
This sequence is a window from Streptococcus macedonicus ACA-DC 198. Protein-coding genes within it:
- the pmi gene encoding Mannose-6-phosphate isomerase (EC 5.3.1.8); amino-acid sequence: MAEPLFLKSQMHDKIWGGTKLRDEFGYDIPTETTGEYWAISAHPNGVSIVDNGTYKGEGLDKLYREHKELFGNPKSEVFPLLTKILDANDWLSVQVHPDDAYALEHEGELGKTECWYVIAANEDSEIIYGHNAKSKEELRQLIEAGKWDDLLTKIPVKAGDFFYVPSGTMHAIGKGILILETQQSSDTTYRVYDFDRRDAQGNLRDLHIKQSIDVLTIGEPANSTPVAVDVDNLNSTLLVSNEFFAVYKWLVSGAVNFTQTAPYLLVSVLSGQGSMKVDNRVYNIKKGDHFILPNDVKSWEFDGELEIIASHANEK
- a CDS encoding Exodeoxyribonuclease III; its protein translation is MKGTDMAKFLTLNTHSWLEANSLKKLFDLAETIYSENYDVICLQEINQDIRGLLAKEVDGYEKLPSSPALHRDNYALQLVNYLRSQGRYYYWSWAYNHIGYEKYNEGVAILSKTPIKVNDILISDVDDETDFHTRRVLVAETEIDQKPITVVSLHMSWFGKGFEGEWQKLETALLDYPKPLVLMGDFNNPTDTAGYDMILNSPLDLQDSHKVAKKVQGDHTIIEDIDGWEGNKQSLKVDHVFTSKDIDILSSIITFDGGEAPIVSDHFGLAVELNY
- the yhfE gene encoding Deblocking aminopeptidase gives rise to the protein MKTTVDYITKLVNIPSPTGYTSHIMNYVIAELESFGYAPARTNKGGVMVTVTGKDDSKHRVVTAHLDTLGAMVRAVKSDGRLKMDLIGSFVYNAIEGENCTVHVSKNGKKISGTILMHQTSVHVYKDAGTAERNQTNMEVRLDEIVTNEKETRALGIEVGDFISFDSRVVVTESGFIKSRHLDDKVSAAILIELLKEYKAQNITLPYTTHFYFSAFEELGHGANSSIPVETVEYLSVDMGAMGDDQQTDEYSVSICVKDGSGPYHYELRQHLVKLANDNKIPYKLDIYPYYGSDASAALRAGAEVKHALFGAGIESSHSYERTHINSVQATERLVDAYLKSPIVE
- the gmuR gene encoding Regulatory protein, GntR:Bacterial regulatory protein, GntR codes for the protein MSKYEEIADIIRTRISDGTYPVDSKLPTQSDLAEEFKVSRMTIKKAIEMLIIEGLVLSKQGNGTKVLNSSFWDKGDSKFRLNNYNGLSYDMKDDPRQLTSKIIDFTVEFPDAKIAERLQVDSATPVYKIIRLRLLDGKPYALEHTHMPCDLVPGLDDEILLTSVYDYLWHQLGLKFAGSYRHITAEKPDHYDKDYLACKDDDPILQVEQVVYLENGRPIEYSRSRNRFDTRGYSLLDVKNI
- the nrdI gene encoding Ribonucleotide reduction protein NrdI, translating into MSQEKKLAPLSIVYISLSGNTQSFVKRLTEHLLNHYTLDIEAINIKELNHETFPITTPFVTILPTYLEGGNGIDSGDVEILTNPLGDFIAAHENYKYCFGIIGSGNRNFNKQYCLTAKQYAKRFGFPMLGDFELRGTSADIERLAKIIVKQHQGFANPS
- a CDS encoding PTS system, cellobiose-specific IIA component, which codes for MTEEELQLAAFEIILHSGNARTSVHEAFAAMKEGKYDEAKKN
- a CDS encoding PTS system, maltose and glucose-specific IIC IIB and IIA components; translated protein: MKKAFKNLTSFEFWQKFGKCLMVVIAVMPAAGLMVSIGNSISLINADSALLATVGNVIAQIGWGIINNLHILFALAIGGSWAKERAGGAFAAGIAFILINLITGHVYGVSLDMIADGTSTVHNVLGGKMLVADYFVNVLGQPALNMGVFVGIISGFVGATAYNKYYNYRKLPDVLSFFNGKRFVPFVVIYRSVLVGLFMSLVWPIIQSGINGFGMWIASSQDSAPFLAPFLYGTLERLLLPFGLHHMITIPMNYTSLGGTYEILTGAQKGTEVFGQDPLWLAWVTDLINLKGSNASAYHDLLTNVTPARFKVGQMIGATGTLMGLSLAMYRNVDPDKKKKYTAMFISTAAATFLTGVTEPIEYMFMFVAMPLYLVYAVFQGVTFALADLVNLRLHSFGNIELLTRTPMALKAGLGGDLINFVICSILSGVVMYFIADFMIKKFNFATPGRNGNYDDMDDDQASASADGASVSADSQIVQIINLLGGRDNIEDVDACMTRLRVTVKDVAKVGDEDTWKKAGAMGLIIKGSGVQAVYGPKADILKSDIQDLLDSGAEIPTVNLSEVEGNDVTKVSYKGVTEVVNAVADGYVKPITEVKDPVFAGKMMGDGFAVEPENGNVYAPVSGIVTSVFPTKHAFGLLTDNGLEVLVHIGLDTVALNGVPFSVKITEGKRVQAGELLVVADLAAIRSAGRETTIIVAFTNTAEIKAVNLTQTGKVSANTPVAKVEL